GCCGAGGGCGATTTTCATGGGGGCGGTTCTCATCTCAATGGCATGTCGCCACGGTGCCGCTGCGCGCATCGGGGGCGCGTCGAGCGGGCGCGGCGATCGGGTTGTGCACGGCAGGCTGGGGCGTGATCGAGCAGTCGCTCACTTCCACGGCCGGTAGTAGGCGCCCAGCGTGTGGCTCTGGCCTTCGGAGACCTTGTTGAGCTCGGCCATCCACGCCGGCAGCACGGCAAAGCCTTCGGCGCCGCCGGCCTTGAGCTTGTCGAGCGCGGCGCGCCACACCTTGGTGACCTGGGCGACGTAGGCCGGGCTGCGCTGGCGGCCCTCGATCTTGATCGCGCGGATGCCGATGCGGGCGAGCTCGGGGAGCAGCTCGAGGGTGTTGAGGCTGGTGGGTTCCTCGAGCGCGTAGTAGGTCTCGTCGTTGACCTCGAAGCGGCCCTTGCACAGCGTCGGGTAGCCAGCGCGCTCGCCGTCGGCGAAGCGGTCGATGAGGATGCCGTTCAGCCGCGTCTCCATGCCGCGCGGGGTGTCTTCCCAGCGCACGTGCTTGCCTGGCGAGCAGGCGCCGTTGCAGTTGGGCGATGCGCCGGTGGCGTAGGCCGACAGTGCGCAGCGGCCTTCCACCATCACGCACAGGCCGCCGAAGCCGAAGACCTCGATCTCGACCGGGGTGTGGGCGATCACGCTCTCGACCTGTGCCATCGACAGCACGCGCGGCAGCACCGCGCGCTGGATGCCGAAACGCTCATGGTAGTAGTTGATCGCTTCGTAGCTGGTGGCGGAGCCCTGCACCGAAAGGTGCAGGCGCAGCTGCGGGTGCGTCTTCGCGGCGTAGGCCATGAGGCCGGGGTCGGCGAGGATCAGCGCGTCGACGCCGAACTCGGCGGCGCGGTCGATGGCCTGCGTCCAGCTCGACCAGTTGGCGGTCTGTGGGTAGGTGTTGAGCGCGAGCAGCACCTTCCTGCCGCGGGTGTGGGCGTAGGCGATGCCCTCGCGCATCTGCGGCGGATCGAAGTTGAGGCCGGTGAAGTTGCGCGCGTTGGTGGCGTCCTTGAAGCCGAGGTAGACGCAGTCGGCGCCGTGATCGACGGCGGTCTTGAGGGCCGGCAGGCTGCCGGCGGGGCAGACGAGCTCGATCGGGTGAGGCACGGTCATGGCGGACGGAATCCGGGGCAAAAAACGCCGCAACCATAAACGAGGCCGGCGGCGCCCGCGTTGATCGTCATCAAACGCAGGCGCCCACTTCAAGGTGCCGCTGGTTTTCGTGGGAGCGGGCTTGCCCGCGAACAGTGCGCTCGACGCCCTTATTCGCGGGCAAGCCCGCTCCCACAGAGCCCGGGGCCTCCCACAGGGCTCGGGGTCAGCGATGCGTGTGGTAGGTGCCCGCCGCGGCGTGGTGCCCGCCCATATGCGGGCGATGGTGCGGCTTCGGGCCGAGCAGGCCGCCGACCAGCATGCCGAGCGTGCTTGCCGCCAGGCCGTAGAGCTGGGGTTCGATGTCGCCTTCGGGGACGAAGAGCTCGAACAGGATCCAGGTGGAGAGGCCAAGGATGATCGCGAGCGCCGCGCCCAGGTTGTTGGCGCGCTTCCAGAACAGTCCGGCGGCGAGCGGTACGAAGGCACCGGCGAGCGTCACGCGGTAGGCGTTCTCGACCATGTGGTGGATGCTGGCCTCGGTGGTGGTGGCGTACCAGGTGACGAAGATCGTGAAGATCACCACGGTCACGCGCGTGCTGAGCAGGAAGGCGCGGTCGCTCATCCCGGGAATGAAGCCGCGCAGCACGTTCTCGGAGAAGGTCACCGAGGGCGCCAGCAGCGTGCCCGACGCGGTAGACATGATCACCGACAGCAGCGCGCCGAAGAAGATCACCTGGGCATAGAAGGGCATGTACTGCAGGATCAGGGTGGGCAGGATGAGCTGCGAGTCCTGCTCCATCAGGCGCGCGACCATGGCGGGGTCGATGATGTTGGCGGTGTAGGCGAGGAACAGCGGCACCGCGGCGAAGAAGAAGTAGCTCACGCCGCCGAGCGTGGTGCCCCACACCGCGACCGTCTCGTTCTTCGACGAATTGACGCGCTGGAACACGTCCTGCTGCGGGATCGAGCCGAGCGCCATGGTGGCGAAGGCGGCGAACCAGGCGACCATGTCCACCAGGTCGAGCGTGGGCAGGAACTCGAACTTGCCTTCCGCGGCGGCCTTGCTGATCACGTTCTCGAAGCCGCCCGCCATGTCGCCGGCGATCCAGCTCACCCAGACCAGGCCGATCACGATCACGATCATCTGCACGAAGGTGGTCATCGCCACCGACCACATGCCGCCGAACAGGGTGTAGACCAGCACCACGCCGGCGCCGATCAGCATGCCCTGGTTCATGCTCACCAGGTCGCCCGACAGCACGTTGAACACCAGGCCGAGCGCGGTCACCTGCGCCGCCACCCAGCCGAGGTAGGACAGCACGATGCAGATCGACAGCACCAGCTCGGTCGTGCGGTTGTAGCGCATGCGGAAGAAGTCGCCCAGCGTGAGCAGGTTCATGCGGTACAGCGGGCGGGCGAAGATGAGGCCGAAGAGGATCAGGCAGGCCGAGGCCCCGAGCGGGTCGGAGATCAGGCCGCGGAAGCCTTCCTCGATGAAGGTGGCGGAGATCCCGAGCACGGTCTCGGCGCCGAACCAGGTGGCGAACACCATGGCCAGCACGATGATCATCGGCAGGTTGCGGCCGGCGGTGATGTAGTCACGCGCGTTGTGCACCCGGGTGGCGGCATACAGGCCGATGCCGATGGAGACGACGAGATAGGCGACGACAAGCCAGAGCAGCATGATTAGGCCCTTCGTGATGGCGCATCCGCGCGCG
This region of Thauera sp. JM12B12 genomic DNA includes:
- a CDS encoding peptidase U32 family protein, giving the protein MTVPHPIELVCPAGSLPALKTAVDHGADCVYLGFKDATNARNFTGLNFDPPQMREGIAYAHTRGRKVLLALNTYPQTANWSSWTQAIDRAAEFGVDALILADPGLMAYAAKTHPQLRLHLSVQGSATSYEAINYYHERFGIQRAVLPRVLSMAQVESVIAHTPVEIEVFGFGGLCVMVEGRCALSAYATGASPNCNGACSPGKHVRWEDTPRGMETRLNGILIDRFADGERAGYPTLCKGRFEVNDETYYALEEPTSLNTLELLPELARIGIRAIKIEGRQRSPAYVAQVTKVWRAALDKLKAGGAEGFAVLPAWMAELNKVSEGQSHTLGAYYRPWK
- a CDS encoding sodium:solute symporter family protein, whose protein sequence is MLLWLVVAYLVVSIGIGLYAATRVHNARDYITAGRNLPMIIVLAMVFATWFGAETVLGISATFIEEGFRGLISDPLGASACLILFGLIFARPLYRMNLLTLGDFFRMRYNRTTELVLSICIVLSYLGWVAAQVTALGLVFNVLSGDLVSMNQGMLIGAGVVLVYTLFGGMWSVAMTTFVQMIVIVIGLVWVSWIAGDMAGGFENVISKAAAEGKFEFLPTLDLVDMVAWFAAFATMALGSIPQQDVFQRVNSSKNETVAVWGTTLGGVSYFFFAAVPLFLAYTANIIDPAMVARLMEQDSQLILPTLILQYMPFYAQVIFFGALLSVIMSTASGTLLAPSVTFSENVLRGFIPGMSDRAFLLSTRVTVVIFTIFVTWYATTTEASIHHMVENAYRVTLAGAFVPLAAGLFWKRANNLGAALAIILGLSTWILFELFVPEGDIEPQLYGLAASTLGMLVGGLLGPKPHHRPHMGGHHAAAGTYHTHR